One region of Oryza sativa Japonica Group chromosome 10, ASM3414082v1 genomic DNA includes:
- the LOC4348439 gene encoding NAC domain-containing protein 86 isoform X2, with the protein MNFSDDPQSPKNGENAIIKSKTGYWKVVGTVRIPTSTVIVGMKVSLDHYEGEAPSGKRTGWVMDEYLIEQNDEANLPQDYKNLCTIFFQGDDILNAGDKQICLNANVPNERKEFYLQYLAELEEQNAAWSNQAVSVNEQDVSSSKGLDGQKTSAADDQSVNHAPSREGYIELNDFLNSDSSASTSEYSSQRTMISEEYFDSDAFLREIRNDHNAADEEHTDSKFSVAAASKSDCVVISPPEQGFVNNLDNHATIAGDSPQKSVKNDKVDEHSSEEHPQHSPTTSCFPSHVKRSLSSSSSSSQGTSNSKSPQRQRERSTKKIGKLGKYWCCGSL; encoded by the exons ATGAATTTTTCAGATGATCCACAATCCCCTAAGAATGGAGAAAATGCTATTATAAAGTCAAAAACCGGATACTGGAAAGTTGTTGGCACTGTTAGAATACCGACAAGTACTGTTATTGTGGGTATGAAAGTTTCTCTGGACCATTATGAAGGCGAAGCACCATCTGGTAAGAGAACTGGGTGGGTGATGGATGAATATCTGATTGAACAGAATGACGAAGCTAATCTACCACAG GACTACAAGAATTTGTGTACAATATTCTTTCAGGGAGACGACATATTAAATGCTGGAGATAAGCAGATATGTCTGAATGCAAATGTTCCTAATGAACGCAAGGAATTTTACCTTCAATATCTTGCTGAACTAGAAGAGCAAAATGCTGCATGGAGCAACCAG GCTGTATCTGTAAACGAGCAAGATGTCTCTTCCAGCAAAGGACTGGACGGGCAAAAAACTAGTGCTGCTGATGACCAATCTGTTAATCATGCCCCTTCTAGGGAGGGCTACATAGAATTGAATGACTTCTTAAACTCAGATTCGTCCGCATCAACTTCGGAATACTCAAGTCAACGCACTATGATTTCTGAAGAGTACTTCGATTCTGATGCATTTCTGAGGGAGATTAGGAATGACCATAACGCAGCTGATGAAGAACATACAGACAGCAAGTTCAGCGTAGCTGCAGCTAGTAAATCAGATTGCGTGGTTATCAGTCCACCTGAACAAG GGTTTGTTAACAATCTCGATAACCATGCCACCATAGCTGGAGATTCACCGCAAAAGTCAGTGAAAAATGATAAAGTAGACGAACACTCAAGTGAGGAGCATCCACAGCACAGTCCTACAACTTCCTGTTTCCCAAGTCATGTGAAACGAAGCCTTTCTAGTAGTTCCAGTAGCTCTCAGGGTACCAGCAACAGCAAGTCTCCCCAGAGACAGAGAGAGCGATCTACCAAAAAAATTGGAAAATTAGGAAAGTACTGGTGTTGTGGATCATTATAG
- the LOC107277196 gene encoding putative UPF0496 protein 5 — translation MGNRHGIMRPRRLASGRSAAEEEEDGEGEPGSYEAACSADPELGTFDTALRRRASRAITAVASGVEVRSLSLGSLREVTGCLLDMNQEVVRVVLDCKRDVWRSPDLFDLVEDYFEGSLHTLDFLAALDKSLHRARDSQLVLHLALQRHHHEPPAAASASELYASTLGELRQFKAAGEPFTDEFFAAFQTVYRQQMSMVGKLRRRKRRLDRRLRSVRVWRRVSGIVFLTSFAALLVCSVVAAAIAAPPVAAALAAAASMPVGSAGKWMDSLLKKYQDALHGHKEVVSAMQVGTFIAIKDLDSIRVLVEHLEVQISSMADSVEFAERDEEAVRFGIDEVKKKLELFMKSVDDLGEQADRCSRDIRRARTVVLQRIIHHPN, via the coding sequence ATGGGGAATCGTCACGGCATTATGCGGCCACGGCGGCTGGCGAGtgggcggtcggcggcggaggaggaggaggacggggagggGGAACCTGGGTCGTACGAGGCGGCGTGCAGCGCGGACCCGGAGCTGGGGACGTTCGACacggcgctgcggcggcgggcgagccgCGCCATCACCGCGGTGGCGTCCGGGGTGGAGGTGCGGTCGCTGTCGCTGGGCTCGCTCCGGGAGGTCACCGGCTGCCTGCTCGACATGAACCAGGAGGTGGTCCGCGTCGTGCTCGACTGCAAGCGCGACGTGTGGCGGAGCCCCGACCTGTTCGACCTCGTCGAGGACTACTTCGAGGGCAGCCTCCACACCCTCGACTTCCTCGCCGCGCTCGACAAGTCCCTCCACCGTGCCCGCGACTCCCAGCTCGTCCTCCACCTCGCCCTCCAGCGCCACCACCACGAAccccccgccgcggcgtcggcgtcggagcTGTACGCGAGCACGCTCGGCGAGCTGCGCCAGTTCAAGGCGGCCGGCGAGCCGTTCACGGACGAGTTCTTCGCCGCGTTCCAGACCGTGTACCGGCAGCAGATGTCCATGGTGGGCAAGCTCCGGCGCCGGAAGCGCCGCctggaccgccgcctccgctccgtccgcgtGTGGCGCCGCGTCTCCGGCATCGTCTTCCTCACCTCCTTTGCCGCGCTGCTCGTCTGCTCGGTCGTCGCCGCggccatcgccgcgccgcccgtcgcggccgcgctcgccgccgcggcatcCATGCCGGTGGGCTCCGCGGGGAAATGGATGGACTCGCTGCTAAAGAAATACCAGGACGCGCTCCATGGACACAAGGAGGTGGTGAGCGCAATGCAGGTGGGCACCTTCATCGCCATCAAGGACCTTGACAGCATCAGGGTgctcgtcgaacaccttgagGTTCAGATCAGCTCCATGGCCGATTCCGTGGAGTTCGCAgagcgcgacgaggaggcggtgaGGTTCGGCATAGATGAGGTCAAGAAGAAGCTGGAATTGTTCATGAAGAGTGTGGATGATCTGGGAGAGCAGGCAGACCGGTGTAGCCGGGACATCCGCCGCGCGAGGACCGTCGTGCTGCAAAGGATCATCCACCATCCTAACTGA
- the LOC4348439 gene encoding NAC domain-containing protein 86 isoform X1, which translates to MSSKVPGLALLNTSISKFWSDEELVRFLAERKEAHSLPENVFVGMNISLIDPRNSEDIWYMNFSDDPQSPKNGENAIIKSKTGYWKVVGTVRIPTSTVIVGMKVSLDHYEGEAPSGKRTGWVMDEYLIEQNDEANLPQDYKNLCTIFFQGDDILNAGDKQICLNANVPNERKEFYLQYLAELEEQNAAWSNQAVSVNEQDVSSSKGLDGQKTSAADDQSVNHAPSREGYIELNDFLNSDSSASTSEYSSQRTMISEEYFDSDAFLREIRNDHNAADEEHTDSKFSVAAASKSDCVVISPPEQGFVNNLDNHATIAGDSPQKSVKNDKVDEHSSEEHPQHSPTTSCFPSHVKRSLSSSSSSSQGTSNSKSPQRQRERSTKKIGKLGKYWCCGSL; encoded by the exons ATGTCTTCTAAAGTTCCTGGGTTAGCATTACTTAACACCAGCATAAGCAAATTTTGGAGCGATGAGGAGCTTGTCCGATTCTTAGCAGAGAGGAAAGAAGCACACTCTCTGCCAGAGAATGTATTTGTGGGAATGAACATTTCTCTCATTGATCCACGTAACTCAG AGGACATATGGTACATGAATTTTTCAGATGATCCACAATCCCCTAAGAATGGAGAAAATGCTATTATAAAGTCAAAAACCGGATACTGGAAAGTTGTTGGCACTGTTAGAATACCGACAAGTACTGTTATTGTGGGTATGAAAGTTTCTCTGGACCATTATGAAGGCGAAGCACCATCTGGTAAGAGAACTGGGTGGGTGATGGATGAATATCTGATTGAACAGAATGACGAAGCTAATCTACCACAG GACTACAAGAATTTGTGTACAATATTCTTTCAGGGAGACGACATATTAAATGCTGGAGATAAGCAGATATGTCTGAATGCAAATGTTCCTAATGAACGCAAGGAATTTTACCTTCAATATCTTGCTGAACTAGAAGAGCAAAATGCTGCATGGAGCAACCAG GCTGTATCTGTAAACGAGCAAGATGTCTCTTCCAGCAAAGGACTGGACGGGCAAAAAACTAGTGCTGCTGATGACCAATCTGTTAATCATGCCCCTTCTAGGGAGGGCTACATAGAATTGAATGACTTCTTAAACTCAGATTCGTCCGCATCAACTTCGGAATACTCAAGTCAACGCACTATGATTTCTGAAGAGTACTTCGATTCTGATGCATTTCTGAGGGAGATTAGGAATGACCATAACGCAGCTGATGAAGAACATACAGACAGCAAGTTCAGCGTAGCTGCAGCTAGTAAATCAGATTGCGTGGTTATCAGTCCACCTGAACAAG GGTTTGTTAACAATCTCGATAACCATGCCACCATAGCTGGAGATTCACCGCAAAAGTCAGTGAAAAATGATAAAGTAGACGAACACTCAAGTGAGGAGCATCCACAGCACAGTCCTACAACTTCCTGTTTCCCAAGTCATGTGAAACGAAGCCTTTCTAGTAGTTCCAGTAGCTCTCAGGGTACCAGCAACAGCAAGTCTCCCCAGAGACAGAGAGAGCGATCTACCAAAAAAATTGGAAAATTAGGAAAGTACTGGTGTTGTGGATCATTATAG